The proteins below are encoded in one region of Triticum aestivum cultivar Chinese Spring chromosome 1B, IWGSC CS RefSeq v2.1, whole genome shotgun sequence:
- the LOC123093381 gene encoding uncharacterized protein, with protein MALHRLTKLMVCLLATTALLLAGGAAGKAGPPAGGHGTGALPPLPPAAAPLRRARGAVALVLPEAQDQESQGAGARPPLPPAGAPLPRSRGTGALPPLPPAAAPLRRAHGALALVLPEFKGQEIQGAGARPPLPPAGAPLPRSRGTGALPSLPPAAAPLRRARGGVLPPLPPAGVETITTLQSDPSPAMKITYQVKAKYMNFQQSLYLFLTPSGREVENVRELAPHTGPKKQPPMWILITIEGETPKEAVVLAVRTDNVYIVGFKNAAGVWFAFPEDKDLIKGSTPLPKVHDYGSLVGGRKKLKDLDINRDAVAQDVRFLSTYRLPSRPDEAHNAKLGTSLGRLCLVVSEAARFKTINATVVAAMDEQGGPSRITERDTKLIVVWGVTSKALLDWKKDGVWNPKDSEDVEEAGIHGAQDAVSALKVILLPIGYKREAEED; from the coding sequence ATGGCTCTCCATCGCCTCACCAAGCTGATGGTGTGCTTGCTCGCAACCACGGCACTCTTGCTTGCCGGCGGCGCGGCAGGCAAGGCTGGCCCGCCAGCTGGCGGCCACGGCACCGGAGCCCTGCCACCGCTACCTCCCGCGGCAGCTCCTCTGCGGCGGGCTCGTGGCGCCGTCGCTCTCGTCCTgccagaagcccaagaccaagagaGCCAGGGCGCCGGAGCACGCCCACCGCTGCCTCCGGCCGGAGCTCCTCTGCCGCGCTCCCGTGGCACTGGAGCCCTGCCACCGCTACCTCCCGCTGCAGCTCCTCTGCGGCGCGCCCATGGCGCCCTCGCCCTCGTCCTTCCAGAATTCAAAGGCCAAGAAATCCAGGGCGCCGGAGCACGCCCACCGCTGCCTCCGGCCGGAGCTCCTCTGCCGCGCTCCCGTGGCACTGGAGCCCTGCCATCGCTACCTCCCGCTGCGGCTCCTCTGCGGCGCGCCCGTGGCGGCGTCCTGCCACCGCTACCTCCCGCCGGCGTGGAGACGATCACGACGCTGCAGTCCGACCCGTCGCCGGCGATGAAGATCACTTACCAAGTCAAGGCAAAGTACATGAACTTCCAGCAAAGCCTTTACTTGTTTCTGACGCCCAGCGGGAGGGAGGTGGAAAACGTTCGCGAGCTGGCTCCCCATACGGGCCCCAAGAAGCAGCCGCCGATGTGGATCCTGATCACCATCGAAGGCGagacgccgaaggaggcggtagtTCTCGCCGTGCGGACCGACAATGTCTACATCGTCGGTTTCAAGAATGCGGCGGGAGTCTGGTTCGCCTTCCCCGAGGACAAAGACCTGATCAAAGGTTCGACGCCGCTCCCCAAGGTGCATGACTACGGCAGCCTCGTTGGCGGCCGCAAGAAGCTGAAGGACCTCGACATCAACCGGGACGCCGTCGCGCAAGACGTTCGCTTCCTGTCGACGTATAGGCTCCCTTCCCGGCCGGACGAGGCCCACAACGCCAAGCTCGGTACCAGCCTGGGGAGGCTGTGCCTTGTGGTCTCCGAGGCGGCCAGGTTCAAGACGATCAACGccacggtggtggcggcgatggaCGAGCAAGGAGGCCCGAGCCGGATCACCGAACGAGACACGAAGCTCATCGTCGTTTGGGGCGTGACGTCCAAGGCGCTGCTTGATTGGAAAAAGGATGGAGTATGGAACCCGAAAGATAGCGAGGACGTAGAAGAAGCGGGCATCCACGGCGCACAAGATGCCGTTAGCGCGCTCAAGGTTATCCTTTTGCCCATTGGGTACAAACGGGAGGCTGAGGAAGATTAA
- the LOC123135139 gene encoding uncharacterized protein → MEGDPMGVALPEDALAEILRLLPPRSLATSRCVCKAWRSIVDGRRLLLPELLPHSVRGIFLEYNEASYPSFLSHPSVEPDDILGKLNFHRLPPDPYQWTYTQIEGHCNGLLLYRDRLGLQVANPATQRRARLPPPPERKKEGGIVRPHLAFDPTESLHYEILLVPQTPLAEERDQPEPSKEWPASTWVLCLFSSRTGQWEQRAFLREGEAAGMASDEVLHRTSKSCSTYWHGMLFVQCNGGFTVMRISLSNNKYRVIKMPTDIVESEYYELHLGRSREGICCATFRDRTILRVWILDDSCGTMEWALKHHIDLDQSLSRVMWHCGEKEGPWSLQDVINVEHYGQQDLNDVNMDEDHSNNSFVKSEVEWDSDNDNIGDNESEVVESYLPYVSFLGFHPYKEVIFLDLLSLRRAVAYHLNTSIVQDLGNIWPNDYHVGNAGGIKKSFLYTPCLIADFPVNKLKAHVEG, encoded by the exons ATGGAAGGCGATCCGATGGGCGTGGCGCTGCCCGAGGACGCCCTCGCGGAAAtcctccgcctcctcccgccgcGCAGCCTCGCCACCTCGCGGTGCGTCTGCAAGGCGTGGCGCTCCATCGTCGATGGCCGCCGGCTGCTGCTCCCGGAGCTCCTTCCGCACTCGGTGCGTGGCATCTTCCTCGAGTATAACGAGGCCTCTTACCCGAGTTTCCTCTCTCACCCCTCCGTGGAGCCGGATGATATCTTGGGCAAGCTCAACTTCCATCGTCTTCCCCCCGACCCCTACCAGTGGACCTATACTCAAATCGAGGGTCACTGTAATGGGCTCCTGCTCTACCGAGACAGGCTAGGGCTCCAAGTGGCCAACCCCGCGACGCAGCGGCGGGCACGCTTGCCCCCGCCCccggagaggaagaaggagggggggaTCGTCCGGCCGCACCTTGCGTTTGATCCCACCGAGTCACTGCACTATGAGATATTGCTCGTCCCTCAAACGCCTCTTGCAGAGGAGAGGGACCAGCCTGAGCCGTCCAAGGAATGGCCAGCATCCACATGGGTGTTGTGCTTGTTTTCATCACGCACGGGCCAGTGGGAACAGAGGGCGTTTCTCCGGGAAGGCGAGGCTGCAGGGATGGCTTCCGACGAGGTGTTGCACCGGACGTCAAAAAGCTGCAGCACTTATTGGCACGGCATGTTATTTGTGCAGTGCAACGGTGGATTCACTGTTATGAG AATATCCTTGTCAAATAATAAGTATCGGGTGATTAAAATGCCAACAGATATTGTGGAATCAGAATATTATGAGCTTCATCTAGGACGGTCAAGGGAAGGGATATGTTGTGCAACATTTCGTGATCGGACCATCCTTCGTGTTTGGATCCTTGACGATTCATGTGGTACGATGGAGTGGGCGTTGAAGCATCACATTGACCTTGACCAGAGTTTATCACGTGTAATGTGGCATTGTGGGGAAAAGGAGGGACCCTGGAGTTTACAGGATGTTATCAATGTTGAACACTATGGTCAACAGGATTTAAATGATGTTAACATGGATGAAGATCACAGCAACAATTCTTTTGTGAAGAGTGAAGTCGAATGGGATTCCGACAACGATAATATAGGTGACAATGAATCTGAGGTCGTAGAGAGCTACTTACCCTATGTTAGTTTTCTTGGATTTCATCCTTACAAAGAAGTCATCTTCTTGGATCTTCTTTCGCTAAGAAGAGCAGTGGCCTACCATCTGAATACCTCAATAGTGCAGGATTTGGGTAATATATGGCCCAATGACTACCACGTTGGGAACGCGGGAGGCATAAAAAagtcttttctgtacacaccttgtTTGATAGCAGATTTCCCAGTAAACAAACTGAAAGCCCATGTTGAAGGCTAG